In the Oncorhynchus nerka isolate Pitt River linkage group LG2, Oner_Uvic_2.0, whole genome shotgun sequence genome, one interval contains:
- the LOC115136355 gene encoding TAR DNA-binding protein 43-like, with the protein MAELYIRVAEEENEEPMEIPSEDDGSVLLSTVAAQFPGACGLRFRSPVSQCMRGVRLVEGILHAPENGWGNLVYVVNYPKDNKRKMDEIDAASAVKMKRGDMKTSDLIVLGLPWKTTEQDLKDYFSTFGEVIMVQVKRDVKTGNSKGFGFVRFTEYETQDKVISQRHMIDGRWCDCKLPNSKQGPDEPMRSRKVFVGRCTEDLSADELRQFFMQYGEVTDVFIPKPFRAFAFVSFADDQVASSLCGEDLIIKGVSVHISNAEPKHGSRQMTERAGRFGNGFGAQGFGSNRTGLGTSASSNMANFGNFSLNPAMMAAAQAALQSSWGMMGMLASQQGQTATSGTASTGQTNSTRDQSQAYSTGNSNYGTNSASLGWGTGSNATASGSGFSSGFGSSMESKSSGWGM; encoded by the exons ATGGCAGAGTTGTACATTCGTGTGGCCGAAGAAGAGAATGAGGAGCCCATGGAGATCCCTTCTGAGGACGATGGCTCTGTGTTGCTTTCTACCGTGGCAGCTCAGTTTCCTGGGGCTTGCGGCCTACGATTCAGGAGTCCTGTTTCACAGTGTATGAGAGGGGTCCGTTTGGTGGAAGGGATTCTTCATGCGCCTGAGAACGGCTGGGGCAATCTGGTCTATGTCGTCAATTATCCCAAAG ACAATAAAAGGAAAATGGATGAGATCGATGCCGCCTCTGCTGTGAAGATGAAGAGAGGTGACATGAAGACATCTGATCTGATTGTACTGGGGTTGCCATGGAAGACAACTGAACAGGACCTGAAAGATTACTTCAGCACCTTTGGGGAAGTCATCATGGTGCAG GTGAAACGAGATGTGAAGACTGGAAACTCAAAGGGGTTTGGCTTTGTGAGGTTTACTGAGTATGAGACTCAAGACAAAGTGATCTCACAACGCCACATGATTGATGGAAGATGGTGTGACTGCAAACTCCCCAACTCCAAG CAAGGTCCAGATGAGCCCATGAGAAGCAGAAAAGTGTTTGTAGGCCGTTGCACTGAAGACTTGTCCGCTGATGAACTGCGACAGTTCTTCATGCAGTATGGTGAGGTCACTGACGTCTTCATCCCCAAGCCCTTCCGTGCCTTTGCCTTCGTCAGCTTTGCCGATGACCAG GTTGCCAGTTCCCTATGTGGAGAGGACCTGATTATTAAGGGGGTCAGCGTGCACATCTCAAATGCTGAGCCAAAACACGGCAGTAGGCAGATGACGGAGCGAGCAGGGCGGTTTGGGAATGGGTTTGGGGCACAGGGCTTTGGTAGTAACCGCACAGGGTTAGGGACCAGCGCCAGTAGTAATATGGCTAATTTTGGCAACTTCAGTCTGAACCCTGCCATGATGGCTGCTGCTCAGGCTGCCCTACAGAGCAGTTGGGGAATGATGGGTATGTTGGCTAGTCAGCAAGGGCAAACTGCCACCTCAGGCACCGCCTCCACTGGGCAGACTAACTCCACCAGGGATCAGAGCCAGGCCTACAGCACAGGCAACAGTAACTACGGCACCAACTCAGCCAGTCTAGGTTGGGGTACCGGTTCTAACGCAACAGCCAGTGGTAGTGGGTTTAGCTCAGGATTTGGCTCCAGTATGGAGTCCAAGTCTTCCGGGTGGGGTATGTGA